The Elaeis guineensis isolate ETL-2024a chromosome 5, EG11, whole genome shotgun sequence DNA segment TTTACGATCCAGACCAAGCTGCACTCCAGGCCCTCAAGAGTTCCAACATCCAACTCATCTTAGATGTCCCAAACACTGCACTGCAATCATTAGCTTCTAACACTTCAGCAGCCAATGATTGGGTCCAGCAAAATGTGAAGGCTTATTCTTCTAGTGTTTCATTTAAATACATCGCAGTTGGAAATGAAGTGATTCCTGGAGCTCAAGCCCAATATGTGCTCCCTGCCATGAGAAATATCTATTCAGCTCTTTCCTCTGCCGGCCTACAAAATCAAATAAAAGTCTCAACTTCAGTCGCCACTTCAGTCTTGGCAGAATCATCTCCTCCCTCACATGGGGTGTTTTCTTCTGCTGCACTGACATATTTGAGACCAATTGTTCAATTTTTGGCTAGCAATGGAGCCCCACTCCTAGTAAATGTTTACCCCTACTTCAGTTACGTGGATAGCCAAGGCACAATCAATATCAATTATGCTTTGTTCACTTCCTCAGGAACTGTTGTAACAGACGGGCAATATAAATATCAGAACCTCTTTGATGCCATAGTTGATGCAGTTTACGCAGCATTGGAGAAGGTTGGAGGGTCTAATGTGACAATCGTGGTGTCGGAGAGCGGTTGGCCATCAGCTGGTGGTTATGCAGCAACCATTAACAATGCAAAGACATATAATCAGAATTTGATCAATCACGTTGGCCAAGGAACTCCAAGGAGACCTGGAAAAACAATAGAGGCTTACATATTTGAGATGTTTAATGAGAATCAAAAATCAGCGGGAGTAGAACAAAACTTTGGACTGTTTTACCCCAGTACACAACCAGTCTACACAATCAACTTTACTTGAAATGCCAAAGACCATATATAAATAGTAGCATCTAGAATAAACCATCGGAATAAATGGAGTGTGGTTTTTCCATGCTATTAATTTGGAGTATCCATGCTGTAATAATGTTCATCTTACTTGGAAGGTTTCACATGAATAAATTTATCCTCATATGACTTTATTTGAAATCATATAACATATTGTAATGTTGGAAACCTTTTAGTGGCTTGTCATTTTTTATTTTCCCTTTTATAACAATGAGAGAGCAGGTGCCA contains these protein-coding regions:
- the LOC105033962 gene encoding glucan endo-1,3-beta-glucosidase — its product is MANRSKVSSAAIALLLGLLIAIPTGVKSIGVCYGMNGNNLPQPSTVVNLYKSKNIKAMRLYDPDQAALQALKSSNIQLILDVPNTALQSLASNTSAANDWVQQNVKAYSSSVSFKYIAVGNEVIPGAQAQYVLPAMRNIYSALSSAGLQNQIKVSTSVATSVLAESSPPSHGVFSSAALTYLRPIVQFLASNGAPLLVNVYPYFSYVDSQGTININYALFTSSGTVVTDGQYKYQNLFDAIVDAVYAALEKVGGSNVTIVVSESGWPSAGGYAATINNAKTYNQNLINHVGQGTPRRPGKTIEAYIFEMFNENQKSAGVEQNFGLFYPSTQPVYTINFT